The Nostoc punctiforme PCC 73102 genomic sequence GGTGATGTAACTGAAGCAATCCATACTTCACTTGCTAACAAGGATTTGCTTCCCAGTAAGCATATCGTTGATACAGGATATCTAGATGCCGAATTGTTGGTAACCGCTCAACAAGAGCATCAAGTTCAATTGCTGGGACCGACCCGCTCAGACCTACGCTGGCAATCCAAAGCAGGTAATGGATTTGCAGCGAGCGATTTTAAAGTTGATTGGCAACAAGAAGTTGCCATTTGCCCCGAAGGAAAGACGAGTACATCTTGGACACCTGCAATCGATGGTCGAAACAATGAAGTAATTAAAATTAAGTTTGCACGAGCTGACTGCGCCAATTGCCCCAGCCTGCATCTGTGTACTCGTACCAAAGAAAAGCGACGGTTGGTTACACTTCGTCCAGAAGCACAGTACAAAGCATTGCAAGCTGCACGAAAACAAGCAATGACTGACGAGTATAAAGCAGACTATGCTCGACGGGCTGGAATTGAAGCTACTCTCTCTGAAAGCATTCGCGCTCATGGACTCCGCCATGCTCGATATATTGGATTAGCGAAAACTCATCTGCAACATTTGATGACAGCAACAGCAATTAACTTCAAGCGCATATTTCACTGGCTGTCCGGTATTCCACAAGCTACCACGCGAACTTCGCAATTTGCAAAGCTTATGGCTCAGTCGGTAGGTTAAGCAATATTTCGCCAGCAGTATCAAAAGTTGCCAAGACCCAGAATGTGGTTTCAAAATCGCCTTGTTTGCAGTTTTATCGCTGGATGTTTGCAGTTCGCTACATCTATATTAATGATGTGACCGTGGCCCTTCCATCTGCTCTGATGAGTGCGATCGCAATCTAACCCCAACTCCCAAGCCACATCCTCTAAGGGCAAGTCGCGCAGTTGTTGAGTTTGAGATTCTAACAATTGCACCCGTTTTTCTAATTGCTGTCGCTCCTTCTCGCTAGCCCTAGCCCGTTGTTCTGCCCTCTCCAATCGTTCTATCAAGAACTTGCGGTCAGCCAGTTGGTGGTTAATCGCTTGGAAGTGTTCATCTGACTGAATCCTGTCTACATAACTCCTAGCTGATTCAAACGGTGTGGGTGCTAATTGGTTATTTGTAATGACTGCGGTGAGTGGTTCACTGTTAACCGCTTGGTAATATTCTTTGACTTTAGTGTGGGTTGCCTTACTGCCCTTGACCCCTCGTTCAATGCCCAAAGGAGCGAGTGCAGCAGCATAACTATCTTGGAGTTTGGATAACTTAATTCTTCCCTGTCCACCTCTACCGCCAAACATCGCGTCATGACTGACTCTCCCGGTTTTTTCATTCAGTGGCACGATGTAAGCGTGGATGTGTGGGGTACTTTCATCTAGGTGAAGTTCTGCCCTGACGCACTTTAACCCATAGTTTTCAACTAGCCAGTCACGAGATGCGATTGCCCACTGCTGCATCCTCTCATCAGACCACTGCCCCGAAAGAGATGGATCACCAGGGCGGAAATATTCAGGTGATGCCGAGAGAAACATTTCGGTGCATAACACCGCATCATGCCGTGGGCGATGCTTGAGCGTAGAGATTTTTTCTTTAACTATCTCTTCGAGTGCGCGGTCGTCTTCTCCCCCAATCAACCGGACATTCTCTCTAGTTGGATCTGCGTTGGGTGTTTCTCTATTCCTGGTAACATGGTCATCACTCCCGGCAACGTTGCCGAATGTTTTTAGTTTCTCAATCCTGAGAATTGTTAGTGGCGACATAAAGATTTATGCTACAAATGCAGTGCAAGTGTAGTACGAAAAAACCCCTTTGGGCGAACGGCGGTTTCATGTCACGAGCGCAGCGAGAGATGGCGCAGCCACCCGCAGGGCATGAAACCATAGTGAG encodes the following:
- the mobV gene encoding MobV family relaxase, which codes for MSPLTILRIEKLKTFGNVAGSDDHVTRNRETPNADPTRENVRLIGGEDDRALEEIVKEKISTLKHRPRHDAVLCTEMFLSASPEYFRPGDPSLSGQWSDERMQQWAIASRDWLVENYGLKCVRAELHLDESTPHIHAYIVPLNEKTGRVSHDAMFGGRGGQGRIKLSKLQDSYAAALAPLGIERGVKGSKATHTKVKEYYQAVNSEPLTAVITNNQLAPTPFESARSYVDRIQSDEHFQAINHQLADRKFLIERLERAEQRARASEKERQQLEKRVQLLESQTQQLRDLPLEDVAWELGLDCDRTHQSRWKGHGHIINIDVANCKHPAIKLQTRRF